The following are from one region of the Pocillopora verrucosa isolate sample1 chromosome 3, ASM3666991v2, whole genome shotgun sequence genome:
- the LOC131776885 gene encoding cyclic nucleotide-gated channel rod photoreceptor subunit alpha-like — protein sequence MSSAKDDKVQVTFRGVSLANEDFNFVPQPYFAVNPRTTSYRLWEAVSAICIFLTCLLVPYQASFESRDAYLWVFVYIFDVLFLADVMLKFRVGYFNKGTLVTDKSLVSRRYLRTKFVPDLLTLIPLDLLVFGVQTHLEWHQLLTLVRLNRILRVYRLASFFGARENELGTNTALIRALKYAAIGTITIHVMSCVWYSLACANEGAAVEGQIRKVTSCDPDSWAIKLNTGIGFVNVGKRYVLSLYWATATATSTGYGDLHAATIGEKWFSIFAMLTGIGLFFGFILGGMASMLTNLDSRRMRYTHHFEVIKDHMRDMKISSDIRSRVLAYYAYLWTHNRGENGDGMFSDLPLTFQAELSLSINKKVLEKAPLFRGLNPGFRRMLSLVIRPVFYMPNQIIANKGDIGHHMFYIHRGRAEILCENENEVLVTLKEGKLFGEVSMVYNLPRATSVRAASPCVVLLLDRVDLNRVLRHYPAGTFLPKPINKSF from the exons ATGTCCTCAGCTAAAGACGATAAAGTTCAAGTTACTTTCAGAGGAGTTTCCCTCGCCAATgaggattttaattttgtaccaCAACCTTACTTTGCCGTAAATCCTCGCACGACTTCTTATCGTTTGTGGGAAGCCGTTAGCGCGATTTGCATTTTCTTGACTTGTCTGTTAGTCCCTTATCAAGCAAGCTTCGAATCTCGAGATGCATATCTTTGGGTTTTCGTTTATATCTTTGATGTGCTGTTTCTCGCCGATGTGATGCTTAAATTTCGGGTTGGATACTTCAACAAAGGAACTCTTGTCACAGACAAATCATTGGTTAGTCGACGCTATCTTCGGACCAAATTCGTACCGGACTTATTGACGCTAATTCCCTTGGATCTGCTCGTGTTTGGAGTTCAGACACATCTTGAATGGCATCAGTTGCTGACTTTGGTGAGGCTCAACCGGATTTTAAGGGTTTACAGGCTGGCGTCGTTTTTTG GGGCAAGAGAAAATGAGTTGGGAACAAACACTGCACTGATCCGGGCATTGAAATATGCTGCCATTGGTACGATTACGATCCACGTGATGTCCTGCGTGTGGTATTCACTGGCCTGCGCCAATGAGGGAGCAGCTGTTGAAGGTCAAATCAGAAAAGTTACGTCATGTGACCCTGACAGCTGGGCAATAAAACTTAACACAG gaattGGATTCGTAAACGTTGGGAAGAGATATGTCCTGTCTCTTTACTGGGCTACTGCAACTGCTACTTCCACGGG TTACGGAGATCTGCACGCCGCAACCATAGGCGAGAAATGGTTTTCCATATTTGCTATGCTTACTGGAATTGGATTATTCTTTGGATTTATTTTGGGTGGAATGGCTTCCATGTTAACTAACCTGGATTCACGGCGAATGAGATACACACATCACTTTGAAGTCATCAAAGATCACATG AGAGACATGAAGATTTCGTCTGACATACGGTCTAGAGTTCTTGCCTACTACGCGTATCTG TGGACACATAATAGAGGCGAAAATGGAGACGGAATGTTTAGTGACCTACCGCTGACCTTCCAAGCTGAGTTGTCTCTTAGTATCAACAAAAAGGTTTTGGAGAAG GCTCCACTGTTTAGAGGTCTCAACCCTGGATTTCGGCGCATGCTCTCACTGGTGATACGACCAGTATTTTACATGCCAAACCAAATCATAGCCAACAAAGGAGACATTGGACATCATATGTTTTACATACACCGAGGCCGGGCAGAA ATTCTTTGTGAAAACGAAAATGAAGTTCTGGTGACTCTTAAGGAGGGAAAGCTTTTTGGTGAA GTGAGTATGGTGTACAATCTCCCGAGGGCTACCTCAGTTCGTGCCGCTTCTCCGTGTGTAGTCCTCCTTCTTGACAGAGTTGATCTCAACAGAGTGCTTAGACATTATCCCGCCGGTACGTTTTTACCAAAACCCATCAACAAATCTTTTTGA
- the LOC136279903 gene encoding uncharacterized protein — MTKKKYPDREDKKKKEVTKIQEIIKDKGSPEATEEAHNVTMGNYSVLFHLSEPRVGFVVEESEKPAGCNDLLDVQKEMMRYASENVLTKDDVDKDYQGCHVCLVLDGQKHGFDIADSECLVGFIEVSGAKFYRDFCPDGRKKPWFESFMKKSRGYSPW; from the exons atgacaaaaaagaaatatcctGATCGAGAggataaaaagaagaaagaggtTACAAAAATCCAGGAAATCATCAAAGATAAAGGGTCCCCCGAAGCTACCGAGGAAGCCCACAACGTTACCATGGGGAACTACTCCGTTCTTTTTCACCTATCAGAACCAAGAGTTGGATTTGTAGTCGAAGAGTCAGAGAAACCAGCTGGTTGCAATGATTTGCTTGATGTTCAAAAAGAAATGATGAGGTATGCATCTGAAAATGTTCTCACCAAAGATGATGTAGATAAAGACTATCAGGGATGTCACGTATGTTTGGTCCTTGACGGCCAAAAACATG GCTTCGATATAGCTGATTCCGAGTGCCTTGTTGGCTTCATTGAAGTAAGTGGAGCGAAGTTCTACCGAGATTTCTGTCCAGATGGAAGGAAGAAACCCTGGTTTGAAAGTTTTATGAAAAAGAGTCGTGGCTATTCACCGTGGTGA